The following are encoded together in the Zingiber officinale cultivar Zhangliang chromosome 8A, Zo_v1.1, whole genome shotgun sequence genome:
- the LOC122012051 gene encoding putative wall-associated receptor kinase-like 16 isoform X1, with the protein MDDHSSCTEAMNDTGTYACISSNGECTDALSVDRDVTVGYYCRCSGGTEGNPYLTDGCKGSSTDVTIANIYPANNCTRKCGSVDIPFPFGLDNESDCYRDSLFALVCNQTTSPPVLQYQDKNVSKVGVERGELYLMEVRNSSEGLTLTEGHYVYSWLIPHHSCENARMNKSLFACVSEHVECRNIKDSKGDQLGYRCGCEKGYTGNPYIMNGCQDINECDTPEKYICKGICKNTEGSYNCTCQPGTYGDPMIGGCIPHTKKRTVTLALIIAAGNVCLLLLCAMLVILSKIWKKRMQKQIKEKNFHQNHGLLLQQLISTSEHDAERTKLFPLEEIEKATNNFDETRMLGCGGHGVVYKGILTDQRVVAIKKSTNLRKSEIDQFINEVAILSQINHRHIVKLFGCCLETEIPLLIYEFISNGTLSHHLHVPNGQSKLSWDDRLRIATEVACSLAYLHSDVSMSIFHRDVKSSNILLDDNLVAKVSDFGASRFIPLDQNYVVTAVQGTFGYLDPEYYQTSELTEKSDVYSFGVILLELLTGKAPIHKNEHGNEVNLSKQFLQAMRENHALDLVEDHVLKEGKKEELLEIIQMIEMCLRLKGEERPTMKEVEYKLQGLRRIRMMKKRLSSFAEDNETTENNLSDAFDPSTELVDQRNQGVKGQSGVRSSRQHGVPGKGLLYATLLCFARGIL; encoded by the exons ATGGACGATCACTCTTCGTGTACAGAGGCAATGAACGATACGGGGACCTATGCTTGCATAAGCAGCAACGGTGAATGCACCGATGCCCTTTCTGTTGACAGGGATGTCACCGTCGGATATTATTGTCGTTGTTCTGGTGGAACTGAAGGCAATCCCTACCTAACTGATGGCTGCAAAG GATCGTCAACAGACGTTACAATTGCCAATATATATCCAGCCAACAATTGTACGAGAAAATGTGGAAGTGTGGATATACCATTTCCTTTTGGACTTGATAATGAATCGGATTGCTACAGAGATTCATTGTTTGCACTAGTTTGCAACCAAACAACGAGCCCTCCCGTTCTCCAGTATCAGGACAAAAATGTGAGCAAGGTAGGCGTGGAAAGGGGAGAACTGTATCTTATGGAAGTGAGAAATTCATCAGAAGGCCTTACTCTCACTGAAGGGCATTACGTATACAGTTGGTTGATCCCCCATCATTCCTGCGAGAATGCTAGAATGAATAAGTCGCTCTTCGCATGCGTAAGCGAGCACGTCGAATGCCGCAACATAAAAGACAGCAAAGGAGATCAATTGGGATACCGTTGCGGGTGTGAGAAAGGTTATACAGGAAATCCGTACATAATGAATGGATGTCAAG aTATCAATGAGTGTGATACTCCTGAGAAATATATCTGCAAGGGGATTTGTAAGAATACAGAGGGCAGTTACAATTGCACGTGTCAACCAGGAACATATGGTGATCCAATGATCGGAGGGTGCATCCCTCATACCAAGAAGAGAACAGTTACGTTAG CTCTCATCATCGCAGCAGGCAATGTGTGCCTACTACTCTTGTGTGCAATGTTGGTCATCCTAAGTAAAATATGGAAGAAAAGAATGCAaaagcaaataaaagaaaagaactttCACCAGAATCATGGTTTATTGTTGCAACAACTGATCTCTACAAGTGAACATGATGCTGAGAGAACTAAATTATTTCCACTGGAAGAGATAGAAAAAGCAACAAACAATTTTGATGAAACTCGCATGCTTGGTTGCGGAGGGCACGGAGTAGTTTACAAAGGAATTTTAACAGATCAACGAGTTGTTGCCATAAAGAAATCCACAAATCTGAGAAAAAGTGAGATAGATCAATTCATAAATGAGGTAGCAATTCTTTCTCAAATTAATCATAGGCACATAGTGAAGCTTTTTGGATGTTGCTTGGAGACTGAAATCCCCTTACTAATCTATGAATTTATTTCAAATGGAACCCTATCACATCATCTTCATGTTCCCAATGGACAATCTAAATTATCATGGGATGATCGCTTGAGGATTGCTACAGAAGTTGCATGCTCACTTGCCTACTTACACTCGGACGTTTCTATGTCTATTTTTCATAGAGATGTTAAATCGTCAAATATTCTTTTAGACGATAATTTGGTTGCAAAAGTATCTGATTTTGGAGCTTCAAGATTTATTCCACTTGATCAAAACTATGTAGTCACTGCTGTACAAGGCACCTTTGGATACTTGGATCCTGAATATTATCAAACAAGTGAGTTGACAGAAAAGAGCGACGTATATAGTTTTGGAGTCATTCTCCTAGAACTTTTGACAGGGAAAGCTCCTATTCACAAAAACGAGCATGGCAATGAGGTGAACCTATCAAAGCAGTTTCTTCAAGCAATGAGAGAAAATCATGCTCTTGATCTTGTGGAGGATCATGTTTTGAAAGAAGGAAAGAAAGAGGAGCTTTTGGAAATAATACAAATGATAGAAATGTGCTTGAGGTTGAAGGGAGAGGAGCGGCCTACTATGAAAGAAGTCGAGTACAAATTGCAAGGGCTGAGAAGGATCAGAATGATGAAAAAGAGGCTATCTTCTTTTGCAGAAGACAATGAAACAACTGAGAATAACCTCAGTGATGCATTTGATCCTTCGACAGAATTGGTAGACCAAAGAAATCAAG GCGTTAAAGGGCAGTCCGGTGTACGAAGCTCCCGCCAACACGGGGTCCCAGGAAAGGGtctattgtacgcaaccttacttTGCTTTGCAAGAGGCATTTTATGA
- the LOC122012051 gene encoding putative wall-associated receptor kinase-like 16 isoform X3, whose protein sequence is MDDHSSCTEAMNDTGTYACISSNGECTDALSVDRDVTVGYYCRCSGGTEGNPYLTDGCKGSSTDVTIANIYPANNCTRKCGSVDIPFPFGLDNESDCYRDSLFALVCNQTTSPPVLQYQDKNVSKVGVERGELYLMEVRNSSEGLTLTEGHYVYSWLIPHHSCENARMNKSLFACVSEHVECRNIKDSKGDQLGYRCGCEKGYTGNPYIMNGCQDINECDTPEKYICKGICKNTEGSYNCTCQPGTYGDPMIGGCIPHTKKRTVTLALIIAAGNVCLLLLCAMLVILSKIWKKRMQKQIKEKNFHQNHGLLLQQLISTSEHDAERTKLFPLEEIEKATNNFDETRMLGCGGHGVVYKGILTDQRVVAIKKSTNLRKSEIDQFINEVAILSQINHRHIVKLFGCCLETEIPLLIYEFISNGTLSHHLHVPNGQSKLSWDDRLRIATEVACSLAYLHSDVSMSIFHRDVKSSNILLDDNLVAKVSDFGASRFIPLDQNYVVTAVQGTFGYLDPEYYQTSELTEKSDVYSFGVILLELLTGKAPIHKNEHGNEVNLSKQFLQAMRENHALDLVEDHVLKEGKKEELLEIIQMIEMCLRLKGEERPTMKEVEYKLQGLRRIRMMKKRLSSFAEDNETTENNLSDAFDPSTELVDQRNQGTSTSYSSEKDLMYQQPNSPR, encoded by the exons ATGGACGATCACTCTTCGTGTACAGAGGCAATGAACGATACGGGGACCTATGCTTGCATAAGCAGCAACGGTGAATGCACCGATGCCCTTTCTGTTGACAGGGATGTCACCGTCGGATATTATTGTCGTTGTTCTGGTGGAACTGAAGGCAATCCCTACCTAACTGATGGCTGCAAAG GATCGTCAACAGACGTTACAATTGCCAATATATATCCAGCCAACAATTGTACGAGAAAATGTGGAAGTGTGGATATACCATTTCCTTTTGGACTTGATAATGAATCGGATTGCTACAGAGATTCATTGTTTGCACTAGTTTGCAACCAAACAACGAGCCCTCCCGTTCTCCAGTATCAGGACAAAAATGTGAGCAAGGTAGGCGTGGAAAGGGGAGAACTGTATCTTATGGAAGTGAGAAATTCATCAGAAGGCCTTACTCTCACTGAAGGGCATTACGTATACAGTTGGTTGATCCCCCATCATTCCTGCGAGAATGCTAGAATGAATAAGTCGCTCTTCGCATGCGTAAGCGAGCACGTCGAATGCCGCAACATAAAAGACAGCAAAGGAGATCAATTGGGATACCGTTGCGGGTGTGAGAAAGGTTATACAGGAAATCCGTACATAATGAATGGATGTCAAG aTATCAATGAGTGTGATACTCCTGAGAAATATATCTGCAAGGGGATTTGTAAGAATACAGAGGGCAGTTACAATTGCACGTGTCAACCAGGAACATATGGTGATCCAATGATCGGAGGGTGCATCCCTCATACCAAGAAGAGAACAGTTACGTTAG CTCTCATCATCGCAGCAGGCAATGTGTGCCTACTACTCTTGTGTGCAATGTTGGTCATCCTAAGTAAAATATGGAAGAAAAGAATGCAaaagcaaataaaagaaaagaactttCACCAGAATCATGGTTTATTGTTGCAACAACTGATCTCTACAAGTGAACATGATGCTGAGAGAACTAAATTATTTCCACTGGAAGAGATAGAAAAAGCAACAAACAATTTTGATGAAACTCGCATGCTTGGTTGCGGAGGGCACGGAGTAGTTTACAAAGGAATTTTAACAGATCAACGAGTTGTTGCCATAAAGAAATCCACAAATCTGAGAAAAAGTGAGATAGATCAATTCATAAATGAGGTAGCAATTCTTTCTCAAATTAATCATAGGCACATAGTGAAGCTTTTTGGATGTTGCTTGGAGACTGAAATCCCCTTACTAATCTATGAATTTATTTCAAATGGAACCCTATCACATCATCTTCATGTTCCCAATGGACAATCTAAATTATCATGGGATGATCGCTTGAGGATTGCTACAGAAGTTGCATGCTCACTTGCCTACTTACACTCGGACGTTTCTATGTCTATTTTTCATAGAGATGTTAAATCGTCAAATATTCTTTTAGACGATAATTTGGTTGCAAAAGTATCTGATTTTGGAGCTTCAAGATTTATTCCACTTGATCAAAACTATGTAGTCACTGCTGTACAAGGCACCTTTGGATACTTGGATCCTGAATATTATCAAACAAGTGAGTTGACAGAAAAGAGCGACGTATATAGTTTTGGAGTCATTCTCCTAGAACTTTTGACAGGGAAAGCTCCTATTCACAAAAACGAGCATGGCAATGAGGTGAACCTATCAAAGCAGTTTCTTCAAGCAATGAGAGAAAATCATGCTCTTGATCTTGTGGAGGATCATGTTTTGAAAGAAGGAAAGAAAGAGGAGCTTTTGGAAATAATACAAATGATAGAAATGTGCTTGAGGTTGAAGGGAGAGGAGCGGCCTACTATGAAAGAAGTCGAGTACAAATTGCAAGGGCTGAGAAGGATCAGAATGATGAAAAAGAGGCTATCTTCTTTTGCAGAAGACAATGAAACAACTGAGAATAACCTCAGTGATGCATTTGATCCTTCGACAGAATTGGTAGACCAAAGAAATCAAGGTACTTCTACTAGTTACAGCTCAGAGAAAGACCTAATGTACCAACAACCAAACTCACCTAGATGA
- the LOC122012053 gene encoding wall-associated receptor kinase 3-like — protein sequence MLAIIMVAAGNVCLLLLCAMLVILSMKWKERMQKKKREKNFRQNHGLLLQQLISTSEHDAQRTKLFPLEEIEKATNNFDESRMLGSGGHGVVYKGILTDQRVVAIKKSTNLKKSEIDEFINEVAILSQINHRHIVKLFGCCLETEIPLLIYEFISNGTLSHHLHVPNGQSKLSWDDRLRIATEVACSLAYLHSDVSMSIFHRDVKSSNILLDDNLVAKVSDFGASRFIPLDQNYIITAVQGTFGYLDPEYYQTSELTEKSDVYSFGVILLELLTGKAPIYSNEHGNEVNLSKQFLQAMRENHALDLVEDRVLKEGNREELLEIMQMVEMCLRLKGAERPTMKEVEHKLQGLRRNKMMKKRLPSFAEDNETTETNLSDAFDPSTESVDERNQGTSTSYSSEKALMYQQLYSPR from the exons ATGTTAG CTATCATCATGGTTGCTGCAGGCAATGTGTGCCTACTACTCTTGTGTGCAATGTTGGTCATCCTAAGTATGAAAtggaaggaaagaatgcaaaagaaaaaaagagaaaagaacttTCGCCAGAATCATGGTTTATTGCTGCAACAACTGATCTCTACAAGCGAACATGATGCTCAGAGAACTAAATTATTTCCACTGGAAGAAATAGAAAAAGCAACAAACAATTTTGATGAATCCCGCATGCTTGGAAGTGGAGGGCACGGAGTAGTTTACAAAGGAATTTTAACAGATCAACGAGTTGTTGCCATAAAGAAATCCACAAATCTGAAAAAAAGTGAGATTGATGAATTCATAAATGAGGTAGCAATTCTTTCTCAAATTAATCATAGGCACATAGTGAAGCTTTTCGGATGTTGCCTAGAGACTGAAATCCCCTTACTGATCTATGAATTTATTTCAAATGGCACCCTATCACATCATCTCCATGTTCCCAATGGACAATCTAAATTATCATGGGATGATCGTTTGAGGATTGCTACAGAAGTTGCATGCTCACTTGCCTACTTACACTCGGATGTTTCTATGTCTATTTTTCATAGAGATGTTAAATCATCAAATATTCTTTTAGATGATAATTTGGTTGCAAAAGTATCTGATTTTGGAGCTTCAAGATTTATTCCACTTGATCAAAATTACATAATCACTGCTGTACAAGGCACCTTTGGATACTTGGATCCTGAATATTATCAAACAAGTGAGTTGACAGAAAAGAGCGATGTATATAGTTTTGGAGTCATTCTCCTAGAACTTTTGACCGGGAAAGCTCCTATTTACTCAAACGAGCATGGCAATGAGGTGAACCTATCAAAGCAGTTTCTTCAAGCAATGAGAGAAAACCATGCTCTTGATCTTGTGGAGGATCGTGTTTTGAAAGAAGGAAACAGAGAAGAGCTTTTGGAAATAATGCAGATGGTAGAAATGTGCTTGAGGTTGAAGGGAGCAGAGAGACCTACTATGAAAGAAGTTGAGCACAAATTGCAAGGGCTGAGAAGGAACAAAATGATGAAAAAAAGGCTACCTTCTTTTGCAGAAGACAATGAAACAACTGAGACTAACCTGAGTGATGCATTTGATCCTTCAACAGAATCGGTTGACGAAAGAAATCAAGGTACTTCTACTAGTTACAGCTCAGAGAAAGCCCTAATGTACCAACAACTATACTCACCTCGATGA
- the LOC122012051 gene encoding putative wall-associated receptor kinase-like 16 isoform X2 → MDDHSSCTEAMNDTGTYACISSNGECTDALSVDRDVTVGYYCRCSGGTEGNPYLTDGCKDVTIANIYPANNCTRKCGSVDIPFPFGLDNESDCYRDSLFALVCNQTTSPPVLQYQDKNVSKVGVERGELYLMEVRNSSEGLTLTEGHYVYSWLIPHHSCENARMNKSLFACVSEHVECRNIKDSKGDQLGYRCGCEKGYTGNPYIMNGCQDINECDTPEKYICKGICKNTEGSYNCTCQPGTYGDPMIGGCIPHTKKRTVTLALIIAAGNVCLLLLCAMLVILSKIWKKRMQKQIKEKNFHQNHGLLLQQLISTSEHDAERTKLFPLEEIEKATNNFDETRMLGCGGHGVVYKGILTDQRVVAIKKSTNLRKSEIDQFINEVAILSQINHRHIVKLFGCCLETEIPLLIYEFISNGTLSHHLHVPNGQSKLSWDDRLRIATEVACSLAYLHSDVSMSIFHRDVKSSNILLDDNLVAKVSDFGASRFIPLDQNYVVTAVQGTFGYLDPEYYQTSELTEKSDVYSFGVILLELLTGKAPIHKNEHGNEVNLSKQFLQAMRENHALDLVEDHVLKEGKKEELLEIIQMIEMCLRLKGEERPTMKEVEYKLQGLRRIRMMKKRLSSFAEDNETTENNLSDAFDPSTELVDQRNQGVKGQSGVRSSRQHGVPGKGLLYATLLCFARGIL, encoded by the exons ATGGACGATCACTCTTCGTGTACAGAGGCAATGAACGATACGGGGACCTATGCTTGCATAAGCAGCAACGGTGAATGCACCGATGCCCTTTCTGTTGACAGGGATGTCACCGTCGGATATTATTGTCGTTGTTCTGGTGGAACTGAAGGCAATCCCTACCTAACTGATGGCTGCAAAG ACGTTACAATTGCCAATATATATCCAGCCAACAATTGTACGAGAAAATGTGGAAGTGTGGATATACCATTTCCTTTTGGACTTGATAATGAATCGGATTGCTACAGAGATTCATTGTTTGCACTAGTTTGCAACCAAACAACGAGCCCTCCCGTTCTCCAGTATCAGGACAAAAATGTGAGCAAGGTAGGCGTGGAAAGGGGAGAACTGTATCTTATGGAAGTGAGAAATTCATCAGAAGGCCTTACTCTCACTGAAGGGCATTACGTATACAGTTGGTTGATCCCCCATCATTCCTGCGAGAATGCTAGAATGAATAAGTCGCTCTTCGCATGCGTAAGCGAGCACGTCGAATGCCGCAACATAAAAGACAGCAAAGGAGATCAATTGGGATACCGTTGCGGGTGTGAGAAAGGTTATACAGGAAATCCGTACATAATGAATGGATGTCAAG aTATCAATGAGTGTGATACTCCTGAGAAATATATCTGCAAGGGGATTTGTAAGAATACAGAGGGCAGTTACAATTGCACGTGTCAACCAGGAACATATGGTGATCCAATGATCGGAGGGTGCATCCCTCATACCAAGAAGAGAACAGTTACGTTAG CTCTCATCATCGCAGCAGGCAATGTGTGCCTACTACTCTTGTGTGCAATGTTGGTCATCCTAAGTAAAATATGGAAGAAAAGAATGCAaaagcaaataaaagaaaagaactttCACCAGAATCATGGTTTATTGTTGCAACAACTGATCTCTACAAGTGAACATGATGCTGAGAGAACTAAATTATTTCCACTGGAAGAGATAGAAAAAGCAACAAACAATTTTGATGAAACTCGCATGCTTGGTTGCGGAGGGCACGGAGTAGTTTACAAAGGAATTTTAACAGATCAACGAGTTGTTGCCATAAAGAAATCCACAAATCTGAGAAAAAGTGAGATAGATCAATTCATAAATGAGGTAGCAATTCTTTCTCAAATTAATCATAGGCACATAGTGAAGCTTTTTGGATGTTGCTTGGAGACTGAAATCCCCTTACTAATCTATGAATTTATTTCAAATGGAACCCTATCACATCATCTTCATGTTCCCAATGGACAATCTAAATTATCATGGGATGATCGCTTGAGGATTGCTACAGAAGTTGCATGCTCACTTGCCTACTTACACTCGGACGTTTCTATGTCTATTTTTCATAGAGATGTTAAATCGTCAAATATTCTTTTAGACGATAATTTGGTTGCAAAAGTATCTGATTTTGGAGCTTCAAGATTTATTCCACTTGATCAAAACTATGTAGTCACTGCTGTACAAGGCACCTTTGGATACTTGGATCCTGAATATTATCAAACAAGTGAGTTGACAGAAAAGAGCGACGTATATAGTTTTGGAGTCATTCTCCTAGAACTTTTGACAGGGAAAGCTCCTATTCACAAAAACGAGCATGGCAATGAGGTGAACCTATCAAAGCAGTTTCTTCAAGCAATGAGAGAAAATCATGCTCTTGATCTTGTGGAGGATCATGTTTTGAAAGAAGGAAAGAAAGAGGAGCTTTTGGAAATAATACAAATGATAGAAATGTGCTTGAGGTTGAAGGGAGAGGAGCGGCCTACTATGAAAGAAGTCGAGTACAAATTGCAAGGGCTGAGAAGGATCAGAATGATGAAAAAGAGGCTATCTTCTTTTGCAGAAGACAATGAAACAACTGAGAATAACCTCAGTGATGCATTTGATCCTTCGACAGAATTGGTAGACCAAAGAAATCAAG GCGTTAAAGGGCAGTCCGGTGTACGAAGCTCCCGCCAACACGGGGTCCCAGGAAAGGGtctattgtacgcaaccttacttTGCTTTGCAAGAGGCATTTTATGA